The window TGTTCTTCACCAGATAAGCATGAAGTGGTATCAAATGGCTTATCAGCAGTTTTTCGTAATGCATTTATTTCTGTAGATCACGATCTTTTAGGTTCGGTTTATGCAACTTGTGGAAACACTGAGGGCTTAAATTGCATTTTAGGAACCGGATCAAATATTTGTTACTTTGATGGGAAAAAAGTTCATGATGGTCATCATGGCTTAGGTTATGTTTTAGGTGATGAAGGTTCTGGAACTTTTTTTGGCAAAAAGGTTTTGCTGAGTTATCTATATAATAAAATGCCTACTAATCTGGCATCTGAATTCAAAAAGGCATATCCTGTTACAAAAGAACAAATCATTACTAATGTTTATCAAAAAGCATTTCCAAACATCTATTTAGCAGGTTTCAGTCGTTTTATGGCCGATCATAAAGATCATCCTTTCATTCAGGATATTCTTAAAAATGGTTTCCAAGAATTTGTTGACACTAATATTAAAGATTATCCTAAGTATCAAAATATCCCTTGTCATTTTGTTGGCTCAATAGCTTATTTTTATCAGGATGAATTAAAAGAAATACTGCAAAAAAGCGGAATTACTACAGGTAAAATTCTTCATAAACCTATTGAAGAATTATTTCATTTTATCCTCAAAAAAGAAGGTGTAATAAATCAAACAATTTAACCTATAGAATTTTAGTCTTATTCTAAATAATTGTTAAAATATTCTTAAGATTGTAAACATAATGATAACTTATGTTGTTATTATTTAATTAATATACAAATTGCTCCAACGCACATGAAGAGAATACTTGTAGTAGATGATGACATTGAGGTTTTAGAAACCATACAATTGATATTAGAAATTGGAGGCTTTAAAGTTTCTGCATTAAATAATGGAGAAGAGGTTTTTAATAGAATAGAAACTTTTAAGCCAGATTTAATCTTACTCGATATTTCTCTTGGCCATATAGATGGACGTATTTTATGTGAACAATTAAAATCTATAGACAGTACATCAAAAATTCCAATTTTGTTAATTTCTGGATTATATGAGCAAAAAGATTTTACCACTTTAAATTATGGCCAAGATGATTTCCTTTCGAAGCCTTTTCAAATGGATGTATTATTAAAGAAAATAAGTAAAATTC is drawn from Pedobacter mucosus and contains these coding sequences:
- a CDS encoding response regulator; protein product: MKRILVVDDDIEVLETIQLILEIGGFKVSALNNGEEVFNRIETFKPDLILLDISLGHIDGRILCEQLKSIDSTSKIPILLISGLYEQKDFTTLNYGQDDFLSKPFQMDVLLKKISKILSLEENEPSFHLN
- a CDS encoding N-acetylglucosamine kinase, with amino-acid sequence MILVADSGSSKTDWMGYHNGQTISFNTLGINPYFLSELEIPKLLLKNEDVVRYAEDVKEIYFFGAGCSSPDKHEVVSNGLSAVFRNAFISVDHDLLGSVYATCGNTEGLNCILGTGSNICYFDGKKVHDGHHGLGYVLGDEGSGTFFGKKVLLSYLYNKMPTNLASEFKKAYPVTKEQIITNVYQKAFPNIYLAGFSRFMADHKDHPFIQDILKNGFQEFVDTNIKDYPKYQNIPCHFVGSIAYFYQDELKEILQKSGITTGKILHKPIEELFHFILKKEGVINQTI